Within Maledivibacter sp., the genomic segment AAATAAAACTGGCGTTTCTTTATAGTTTGAATTGATTATCAAACTAAGGTTTAATTCCTTACACTGTTTAGTTTTCAATGTCCAAAGTTTTTTCGCTTCGTTTCTCACCAACGACGCTTAAATATAATATCATTTTTGTTTAAGTTTGTCAATACTTTTTTCGACATTTTTTTCGCTGCTCTTTGTTAGCGACAATAGTTATCTTATCATAAATCATAGGTAGTGTCAAATACCAATATATTCTTATTTTCTATATAGGATTAGTTCTAAAATATCAATGGGTTCTAGCTCCTCTTATATACGCGCTCATGAACTTTAACCTACTCAAGTTTTATTGCAAGATATCCATATTTATTACTTTGAACTATTATAACTCTAATTACAGCCATAAAAAATTTTTGTTATATTGCAAAGTTACCTACTTTAATATAAATTAAATATATGGTTTACTCAAATCCATATATGTCTATACAGAGGAGTGATTTTGTAATGTTGTCAAATAAGCTAAAACAAGTAACCCCTTCTTATACTATAGAAATAAGTACTAAGGTCAGTGAGTTAAAAAGTCAAGGTATGAATATAATTAACTTAAGCATAGGCGAACCAGATTTTTTCACTCCAAAGGAAGCTAAAAACAAGGGGATTGAGGCTATTGATAATAATAAAACCAAATACGATGCTGCCCCTGGTTTAAAAGAGCTAAGGGAAGCTATTCGAGGTAAACTTGAAAAAGAAAACAATATAAACTATGAATTAGATGAAATAGTGGTTTCAAGTGGAGCTAAACACTCTATAACCAATACATTAATAGCACTTCTAGATCCAGGAGATGAAGTAATAATCCCTAAACCTTTTTGGGTAAGCTACTCAGAAATGGTTAAGATGACTGGGGGAATTCCAGTTCTTGTAGATACTGATAAAAGAAATGATTTTAAATTAACAGCCGGAGAATTAAGGAATATTATTTCTGCTAAAACTAAACTCTTGTTAATAAACAATCCATCTAATCCAACGGGTGCCATATATACGGAGGATGAGTTAAAAGCCATCGTAAAGGTTTGTTTAGACAACAATATCTATATATTAGCCGATGAGATTTATGAAAGAATATGTTATACAAATGAATTTACAAGCATTGCGTCTTTATCTAAAGAAGCCAAGGATATTACCATCACTATTAATGGACTATCAAAATCCGCTGCTATGACAGGTTGGAGAATTGGTTATTCAGCTTCTTCAAAGGAAATAGCTAAAGCAATTTCTACTATTCAAGGTCATTTAGTTTCTCATCCATCTACTATTTCACAATGGGCTGCCTATGGTGCCTTGACCCTCTGTGAAGATGAAATGAAGAAAATGGTTGATATATATAAAGGGCGTAGAGATAAATCGACCTCCTTACTTTCTAAAATAGATAACATCTCCTTTATAAATCCCCAAGGTGCATTTTATATATTTATAGACATTTCGGCTTTTAAGGATAAATTAAAATATGAGGGAAGTTATTCAGTTGAATTTTGCAAGAAATTCTTAGAAGATTATAAGGTTGCTATTGTACCAGGAATAGCCTTTGGAATAGACGATTATGTACGATTTGTATATTGTGCTGACATTAACGATGTAGAAGAAGGGATAAAAAGGCTAGCAAAATTTGTCCAATCATTATAATTTAACCTAAATTATCTATGGGAATTTTGAATTTCCTATCAACAATATGGACTTAATAGTAAATCACCCATAAGACCTTTCTTATAGGTGATTTACTGTATATGATGGCATATGCTTTTGCTATTCTTCAATAGGTTCAAAAGTATTTTCTGTAATTAGCGGTCCTTCAACTTCTTCATCATCTAGCCTACCTGCTTTAGCTAATGATACTATGACTTCATTTGGATCATTCAACACTGTAATTTCTGTGGCAAATTCTATATCTCCTATCTTCAACGGCTGTCCAAAAACCAGGTCTTTCACACTGACTTCGATACTCTCCGGTAGATTTTGCGGTAAGCATTCTATATTAATCTCTCTTAGTTGATGCTGTATGGTAGCATAAATATCCTCTACATCTTGTTTATCAACCAATGATATGGGAACAACAGCATTTACAGGCTTATCAAATGATACACTTTGAAAATCAATGTGTATAACTTCTTTGTTTATTATATCTTTTTGTACTTCTTTTATCATAGTTGTTATAACCTGACCACCTACCTCTAAATCCACTAAAACATTTGTTCCATAGCTTCTTAAGATATTGTTAATTTCATTTCTATCTAATTCAATAGTTTTTGGCTCCATATTGTGTCCATACACCACTGCGGGTATATGACCAATACCTCTCACTTTATTACACGCATTAGAACCTACACTATTTCTAATCTCACTATTTATAGATGACTTTAACATATAATCCCTCCAAAATTTATGTTGATCTTTATTAGTCATTATTACCACTACGCTTTGTTTTATACTCCTTAATACATGAAGAAATAGCGGTAAGTTTTTATGGAGAGATAATGTATAAAAAAAATAGGTGAATTCACCTATCAATTATATTTTTATATTATTTTTTCAAGGAATATTAACATAATAACTCCAGGCAAACCTAAAAATCCGGCCACAAGTGCTGTTATGGGATTTATAACTATACTAAATCCTATTAATTTTCCTATAAGGTTTACAACCACAAGTAGAATTCCCCCAATTATTCCATTGTATATTAACTTAAGTATCCACTTAAAAGGAAATAATAATAAATATCCAATAACATATAATAATATTAGTCCCAAGGCATATGCAAAAATGACACTTAACTC encodes:
- a CDS encoding pyridoxal phosphate-dependent aminotransferase codes for the protein MLSNKLKQVTPSYTIEISTKVSELKSQGMNIINLSIGEPDFFTPKEAKNKGIEAIDNNKTKYDAAPGLKELREAIRGKLEKENNINYELDEIVVSSGAKHSITNTLIALLDPGDEVIIPKPFWVSYSEMVKMTGGIPVLVDTDKRNDFKLTAGELRNIISAKTKLLLINNPSNPTGAIYTEDELKAIVKVCLDNNIYILADEIYERICYTNEFTSIASLSKEAKDITITINGLSKSAAMTGWRIGYSASSKEIAKAISTIQGHLVSHPSTISQWAAYGALTLCEDEMKKMVDIYKGRRDKSTSLLSKIDNISFINPQGAFYIFIDISAFKDKLKYEGSYSVEFCKKFLEDYKVAIVPGIAFGIDDYVRFVYCADINDVEEGIKRLAKFVQSL
- a CDS encoding 50S ribosomal protein L25, encoding MLKSSINSEIRNSVGSNACNKVRGIGHIPAVVYGHNMEPKTIELDRNEINNILRSYGTNVLVDLEVGGQVITTMIKEVQKDIINKEVIHIDFQSVSFDKPVNAVVPISLVDKQDVEDIYATIQHQLREINIECLPQNLPESIEVSVKDLVFGQPLKIGDIEFATEITVLNDPNEVIVSLAKAGRLDDEEVEGPLITENTFEPIEE
- a CDS encoding pro-sigmaK processing inhibitor BofA family protein; protein product: MGIELSVIFAYALGLILLYVIGYLLLFPFKWILKLIYNGIIGGILLVVVNLIGKLIGFSIVINPITALVAGFLGLPGVIMLIFLEKII